From Streptomyces sp. NBC_00775, one genomic window encodes:
- a CDS encoding SDR family oxidoreductase, whose amino-acid sequence MSKVILVTGAGRGLGTDIAREALAAGHQVVATGRRPEEVEKTLGGPQDDLLVTKLDVTSLEDAEAAAQAAVDRFGRIDVLINNAGNFFAGYFEEITPAQMRRQIETNLFGPMNVTRAVLPILRKQRAGHIITLSSSAGLIGQEFCVAYAASKFGVEGWMESLRYDVEPYGIRTTVVEPGFFRTELLVDASTTWPEPTIEDYAERTTATVAAWKSMSGRQSGDPVKLAKALLTIAGQAEPPLRFVAGADAIEGVEAKARELLAQAQASRELGGDLAYDDATA is encoded by the coding sequence ATGAGCAAGGTCATTCTCGTCACCGGTGCCGGACGCGGTCTGGGCACGGACATCGCCCGCGAAGCCCTCGCCGCCGGCCACCAGGTCGTCGCCACCGGCCGCCGCCCCGAAGAGGTCGAGAAGACCCTCGGCGGACCGCAGGACGATCTGCTGGTCACCAAGCTGGACGTCACGAGCCTTGAGGACGCCGAGGCCGCCGCGCAGGCCGCCGTCGACCGCTTCGGCCGCATCGACGTCCTGATCAACAACGCGGGCAATTTCTTCGCCGGCTACTTCGAGGAGATCACGCCCGCGCAGATGCGCCGGCAGATCGAGACCAACCTCTTCGGCCCCATGAACGTCACCCGCGCCGTCCTGCCCATCCTGCGCAAGCAGCGCGCCGGCCACATCATCACGCTCTCCTCGTCCGCCGGTCTGATCGGCCAGGAGTTCTGCGTCGCGTACGCCGCCTCCAAGTTCGGCGTGGAGGGGTGGATGGAGTCGCTGCGCTACGACGTCGAGCCGTACGGCATTCGCACCACGGTCGTAGAACCGGGCTTCTTCCGCACCGAGCTGCTCGTGGACGCCTCCACCACCTGGCCCGAGCCGACCATCGAGGACTACGCCGAGCGCACCACGGCCACCGTCGCGGCGTGGAAGAGCATGAGCGGCCGGCAGTCCGGCGATCCCGTCAAGCTCGCCAAGGCCCTGCTGACCATCGCCGGCCAGGCCGAGCCGCCGCTGCGTTTCGTCGCCGGCGCCGACGCCATCGAAGGTGTCGAGGCCAAGGCCAGGGAACTCCTCGCCCAGGCCCAGGCATCCCGCGAACTGGGCGGCGACCTGGCCTACGACGACGCCACCGCCTGA
- a CDS encoding flavodoxin family protein: protein MPQSSPQSSPQSAPPSSSDPNPNPNPNPLDDSYRFDDLRALIINCTLKPSPQQSHTQGLIDKSRAIMDARGVATDVVRAVDHDIAPGVYPDMTEHGFATDAWPALHEQVMAADILVLAGPIWLGDNSSVMKKVIERLYGGSGLLNSQGQYAYYGRVGGCLITGNEDGVKHCAMNILYSLQHLGYTIPPQADAGWIGPAGPGPSYLDPGSGGPENDFTNRNTTFMAWNLMHMAAMLKRANGIPAHGNQRSEWDAGCRLDAPNPDYR from the coding sequence ATGCCCCAGTCATCGCCCCAGTCATCGCCCCAGTCAGCGCCCCCGTCATCGTCGGACCCGAACCCGAACCCGAACCCGAACCCGCTCGACGACTCGTACCGCTTCGACGACCTGCGTGCCCTGATCATCAACTGCACGCTCAAGCCGTCGCCCCAGCAGAGTCACACCCAGGGGCTGATCGACAAGAGCCGGGCGATCATGGACGCGCGCGGGGTCGCCACGGACGTCGTACGCGCCGTCGACCACGACATCGCGCCGGGTGTCTACCCGGACATGACCGAGCACGGCTTCGCCACGGACGCCTGGCCGGCGCTGCACGAGCAGGTGATGGCCGCGGACATCCTGGTGCTGGCCGGCCCGATCTGGCTCGGCGACAACAGCTCGGTCATGAAGAAGGTCATCGAGCGGCTCTACGGCGGTTCGGGACTGCTCAACTCCCAGGGCCAGTACGCCTATTACGGCCGCGTCGGCGGCTGCCTGATCACCGGCAACGAAGACGGCGTGAAGCACTGCGCCATGAACATCCTCTACAGCCTCCAGCACCTCGGCTACACCATCCCACCGCAGGCCGACGCGGGCTGGATCGGCCCGGCGGGACCCGGACCCTCCTATCTCGACCCCGGTTCGGGCGGCCCGGAGAACGACTTCACCAACCGCAACACCACATTCATGGCCTGGAACCTCATGCACATGGCAGCCATGCTCAAGCGCGCCAACGGCATTCCGGCCCACGGCAACCAGCGCTCGGAGTGGGACGCCGGCTGCCGCCTCGACGCGCCCAACCCCGACTACCGCTGA
- a CDS encoding HalD/BesD family halogenase codes for MPALMARIPQDQADVARHRFHADSYLPLPGLLTADGLDALREEARRLERIARRRDFTMACMDGSPRHMTTLGGQVIARESRLIPDLYADPVLLDLLGSLTGERPVPVPDTLERHVLNILHRKGDTHGAHTDDYPYALVLFLEAPETPADGGLLAHAPRAASLGDLDAGQARAAHHRPGDAYLLRSDTTAHRVTPLTRSGVRRTVLNFAYTTGSVTPRATPSARELYA; via the coding sequence GTGCCCGCACTCATGGCCCGTATCCCGCAGGACCAGGCCGACGTCGCACGTCACCGCTTCCACGCCGACAGCTATCTGCCCCTGCCCGGGCTGCTCACCGCCGACGGCCTCGACGCGCTGCGCGAGGAGGCGCGGCGGCTGGAGAGGATCGCGCGGCGCCGCGACTTCACGATGGCGTGCATGGACGGCTCACCCCGGCACATGACGACGCTCGGCGGCCAGGTCATCGCCCGGGAATCGCGGTTGATTCCCGACCTGTACGCGGACCCCGTGCTGCTCGACCTGCTGGGCAGCCTCACCGGCGAACGGCCCGTCCCCGTCCCCGACACGCTCGAACGCCACGTACTCAACATCCTGCACCGCAAGGGCGACACCCACGGCGCCCACACCGACGACTACCCCTACGCACTCGTCCTGTTCCTCGAAGCACCGGAGACCCCGGCGGACGGCGGCCTCCTCGCCCACGCACCCAGGGCCGCCTCCCTCGGCGACCTGGATGCCGGGCAGGCGCGCGCGGCTCACCACCGACCCGGGGACGCCTATCTCCTGCGCAGCGACACCACCGCCCACCGCGTCACGCCGCTCACCCGCTCCGGCGTACGCCGTACCGTGCTCAACTTCGCCTACACGACGGGCTCCGTGACACCGCGCGCGACGCCGTCGGCCCGCGAACTGTACGCGTAG
- the pyrB gene encoding aspartate carbamoyltransferase, translating into MSLTGKHILSSDLFDRDELERLFELADVLTPVARGRQVTRILEGAVMASLFFEASTRTRLSCEAAFMRLGGGVTTTTGAEIMSIAKGESLADTSRVVSGYCDIIVIRHPEEAAVHEFAAATNIPVINGGNGAGEHPTQALLDMFALHREFTRTGGTLDGRRIALVGDLRHGRTVHSLMRLVTLYEDLTIVCVAPEPLGMPVHLLELAESRGHTVELSDQPEIGLKDADLVYATRLQTERFADRPMPYSDAFRIDKALVSRVCREDAVIMHPLPRDGRPGSNDLATDLNDDPRLAVFRQTDAGIPMRMALFSSVLGVADAVPDSLRPAAWYRPDYTGPDDAPFYKNIAP; encoded by the coding sequence ATGTCACTCACCGGAAAGCACATCCTCTCCAGCGATCTCTTCGACAGGGACGAACTGGAGCGGCTCTTCGAACTGGCGGACGTGCTGACACCGGTGGCCCGGGGCCGGCAGGTGACCCGGATCCTCGAAGGCGCGGTGATGGCCAGTCTCTTCTTCGAGGCGAGCACCCGTACCAGGCTCAGCTGCGAGGCCGCGTTCATGCGCCTGGGCGGCGGGGTGACCACCACGACCGGCGCCGAGATCATGTCCATCGCCAAGGGCGAGTCGCTGGCCGACACCAGCCGTGTGGTCAGCGGATACTGCGACATCATCGTGATCAGGCACCCCGAGGAGGCCGCCGTTCACGAGTTCGCGGCGGCCACGAACATACCGGTGATCAACGGCGGCAACGGAGCCGGCGAGCACCCGACGCAGGCCCTGCTCGACATGTTCGCCCTGCACCGGGAGTTCACCCGTACCGGGGGCACCCTGGACGGCCGCCGGATCGCCCTGGTCGGCGACCTGCGGCACGGCCGTACGGTGCACTCGCTGATGCGGCTGGTCACCCTGTACGAGGACCTCACCATCGTCTGTGTCGCCCCCGAGCCCCTCGGGATGCCCGTCCACCTGCTGGAGCTGGCCGAGAGCCGGGGCCACACGGTCGAGTTGAGCGACCAGCCGGAGATCGGCCTCAAGGACGCCGACCTGGTGTACGCGACCCGCCTGCAGACCGAACGCTTCGCGGACCGGCCGATGCCGTACAGCGACGCCTTCCGCATCGACAAGGCACTGGTCAGCCGGGTGTGCCGGGAGGACGCGGTGATCATGCACCCCCTGCCGAGGGACGGCCGCCCGGGCTCCAACGACCTGGCGACGGACCTCAACGACGACCCCCGGCTCGCGGTCTTCCGGCAGACCGACGCCGGAATCCCGATGCGGATGGCCCTGTTCTCCTCGGTGCTCGGCGTGGCCGACGCCGTTCCCGACTCCCTGCGTCCGGCGGCCTGGTACCGCCCCGACTACACCGGCCCGGACGACGCCCCGTTCTACAAGAACATCGCCCCCTGA
- a CDS encoding NUDIX domain-containing protein produces the protein MYLHQIVLDAHDPQALARFWASLLGGTAVARDRGAVHVGAPGFPQLAFQPVSEGGAGGDCRPFEIAVADIEATRARAGELGAATLPLPAAEEQDSFQPMRDPEGNEFRLVLVPSAPPVPLAPAALPGAVAKARVLFTDSRGRILLVRYQPRRDERHWGLPGGTVEAGRETPRQAAVREIREETGLRCTPGRLLSVDWVNRREGRPRMVHVFDGGALEDGDLAEVRLQEAELAEWRMCSPEEAEALLPPVSWGQLRQSLAVLAAAGTGPAELVDGVPATS, from the coding sequence ATGTACCTGCACCAGATAGTCCTCGACGCCCATGACCCGCAGGCCCTGGCCCGGTTCTGGGCATCCCTGCTGGGCGGCACGGCGGTCGCGCGGGATCGCGGAGCGGTCCACGTCGGGGCGCCGGGGTTTCCTCAACTCGCCTTCCAGCCGGTATCGGAGGGCGGGGCGGGAGGGGACTGCCGCCCCTTCGAGATCGCGGTGGCGGACATCGAGGCCACCCGCGCTCGGGCCGGTGAGCTCGGCGCCGCCACCCTGCCCCTGCCGGCCGCTGAGGAGCAGGACTCGTTCCAGCCCATGCGGGACCCCGAGGGCAACGAGTTCCGCCTGGTCCTGGTGCCGTCCGCGCCGCCCGTGCCGCTCGCGCCGGCGGCGCTTCCTGGGGCGGTGGCCAAGGCCAGGGTGCTCTTCACCGACAGCCGTGGACGGATCCTGCTGGTGCGGTATCAGCCGAGGCGCGACGAACGGCACTGGGGGCTGCCCGGCGGCACCGTCGAGGCCGGGAGGGAGACACCCCGCCAGGCGGCCGTCCGCGAGATCCGGGAGGAGACCGGCCTGCGGTGTACTCCCGGACGGCTGCTGAGCGTGGACTGGGTGAACCGAAGGGAGGGCCGGCCCCGGATGGTGCATGTCTTCGACGGCGGGGCGCTGGAGGACGGGGACCTGGCGGAGGTCCGGCTTCAGGAGGCGGAGTTGGCGGAGTGGCGGATGTGCTCGCCGGAGGAGGCCGAGGCGCTGCTTCCTCCCGTGTCGTGGGGGCAACTGCGGCAGTCGCTCGCCGTGCTGGCGGCTGCCGGGACCGGTCCCGCGGAGCTCGTGGACGGGGTACCGGCGACCTCCTGA
- a CDS encoding NAD-binding protein → MMVAGDDALAHRLAAELRGVYGEQVTLVVPPAQRSVRPPVVGRARATALFDRVSAAVNRASGNGDSGVTRTEPPRSDRVLEAAELTEAVFADAGVERAAALALVYDDDETNIRAALTARRLNPRIRLVLRLYNRRLGQHIEALLDQASALAAAGAVAGAGAAGSDDAGDGEAFDASTTVLSDADTAAPALAATAVAGTSKVVQTDGLMLRAVERPPPGPGEVADPGLCTLALLSATTNDPAGADGSESSGAHGPQLLPDERAVAAATGRGTVVLENVSYSGPALSAGRSIMPFGSLLSRRLRWSFAGLVGCVVGLAVASMMVTRETPLHATYLTLLDLFAINDPAIGQPLGRQILQLFSGLVGLLLLPVLLAAVLEALGTFRSGSALRKPPRGLSGHVVLLGVGKIGTRVLARLRELHIPVVCVEADPEARGLALARRLRVPVVLGDVTQEGVLEAAKIHRAHALLALTSADTMNLEAALYARTVRPDLRVVLRLYDDDFATAVYRTLRAAYPDALTRSRSVSHLTAPAFAGAMMGRQILGAIPVERRVLLFAAVDVGGHAQLEGRTVGEAFRAGAWRVLALDTQRQASGPVSAERASGLVWSLPSTYVLRAEDRVVLAATRRGLAELLGRRPRERAGT, encoded by the coding sequence ATGATGGTGGCCGGGGACGACGCCCTGGCACACCGGCTGGCCGCCGAACTGCGCGGAGTGTACGGCGAGCAGGTCACCCTCGTCGTGCCGCCCGCCCAGCGGAGCGTGCGCCCACCGGTGGTGGGGCGGGCGCGGGCCACGGCCTTGTTCGACCGGGTGTCCGCTGCGGTGAACCGGGCTTCCGGGAACGGCGACTCGGGAGTCACCCGGACCGAACCCCCGCGCTCCGACCGTGTGTTGGAGGCCGCCGAACTCACCGAGGCCGTGTTCGCCGATGCGGGCGTCGAGCGGGCCGCCGCGCTGGCGCTCGTGTACGACGACGACGAGACCAACATCCGCGCCGCCCTCACCGCCCGGCGGCTCAACCCCCGGATCCGGCTGGTCCTGCGGCTCTACAACCGGCGCCTCGGGCAGCACATCGAGGCGCTCCTCGACCAGGCCTCGGCGCTGGCCGCGGCGGGTGCCGTAGCGGGAGCCGGTGCCGCGGGAAGCGACGATGCCGGTGACGGCGAGGCGTTCGACGCGTCCACCACCGTGCTGTCCGACGCCGACACCGCCGCGCCCGCGCTGGCCGCGACCGCCGTGGCCGGCACCAGCAAGGTCGTCCAGACGGACGGGCTGATGCTGCGCGCGGTGGAGCGGCCGCCGCCCGGTCCCGGGGAGGTCGCCGATCCGGGGCTGTGCACGCTGGCGCTGCTGTCCGCCACGACCAACGATCCCGCCGGCGCCGACGGGTCCGAGAGCAGTGGAGCGCACGGACCCCAACTCCTGCCCGACGAAAGGGCGGTGGCCGCCGCCACCGGGCGCGGGACCGTCGTACTGGAGAACGTCTCGTACTCAGGACCCGCGCTGTCCGCCGGGCGCAGCATCATGCCGTTCGGGTCGTTGCTGTCGCGGCGGCTACGGTGGTCGTTCGCCGGGCTGGTGGGGTGTGTGGTCGGCCTCGCCGTCGCGTCGATGATGGTCACCAGGGAGACCCCGCTGCACGCGACCTATCTGACGCTGCTCGATCTCTTCGCCATCAACGACCCCGCCATCGGGCAGCCCCTCGGGCGGCAGATCCTCCAGCTCTTCTCCGGGCTGGTCGGGTTGCTGCTGCTGCCCGTGCTGCTGGCCGCCGTGCTGGAGGCGCTCGGTACGTTCCGCAGCGGGTCCGCGTTGCGGAAGCCGCCGCGTGGGCTGTCCGGGCATGTGGTGCTGCTCGGGGTCGGCAAGATCGGCACGCGGGTGCTGGCGCGGCTGCGGGAGCTGCACATTCCCGTGGTGTGCGTCGAGGCCGATCCTGAGGCACGGGGGCTGGCGCTGGCGCGGCGGCTTCGGGTGCCGGTGGTGCTGGGGGATGTGACGCAGGAGGGCGTGCTGGAGGCCGCCAAGATTCATCGGGCGCATGCGCTGCTGGCGTTGACCAGCGCGGACACCATGAATCTGGAGGCCGCGTTGTACGCGCGGACCGTGCGGCCCGATCTGCGGGTGGTGCTGCGGTTGTACGACGACGACTTCGCGACCGCCGTGTACCGCACCCTGCGTGCCGCGTATCCCGATGCGCTCACCCGGAGTCGGAGTGTGTCGCATCTGACCGCGCCCGCGTTTGCCGGGGCCATGATGGGGCGGCAGATTCTCGGGGCGATTCCTGTGGAGCGACGGGTGCTGCTCTTCGCTGCCGTGGATGTGGGTGGGCATGCGCAGTTGGAGGGGCGCACGGTGGGTGAGGCGTTTCGGGCGGGGGCGTGGCGGGTGCTCGCCCTCGACACCCAACGCCAGGCCTCCGGCCCGGTGTCCGCCGAGCGGGCCTCGGGGCTGGTGTGGTCCCTTCCCTCCACGTATGTGCTTCGCGCCGAGGACCGGGTGGTGCTGGCGGCGACCCGGCGGGGGCTGGCGGAGCTGTTGGGACGACGGCCTCGGGAGCGGGCCGGAACGTAG
- a CDS encoding S9 family peptidase: MTESNRSIEQQQAVMPDWEKRFRAPRVSLPDWAEDAPHRSLFVSNATGTYELYAWDRATGEQRQVTHRANGTTDGVLSPDGAWIWWFDDKDGDEFGIWRRQRFSGEAERKGDGDSADEPAVAGLEPSYPSGLAIGRDGRTAVVGRSTDDDGSTIHVARTGEAPVEIYRHRESAGVGDLSHDGSLIAIEHTEHGDAMHSALRVLRLDGSTVAELDDSKGGTVELGLEVLGFAPVDGDTRLLIGHQRRGRWEPLVWDVVSGEETDLALDLPGDVAAEWYPDGSALLIAHSFEARSDLWRYDIASRELVKVETPPGTVSGATARPDGTVEYLWSSAAEPSAVRSTTGEIVLDPPGLKSPGSVPVEDVWVEGPGGRIHALVQKPAGATTPLPTVFDIHGGPTWHDSDSFAAGPAAWVDHGYAVVRVNYRGSTGYGREWTDALKHRVGLIELEDIAAVREWAVTSGLADPDRLILTGGSWGGYLTLLGLGTQPDAWTLGIAAVPVADYVTAYHDEMEALKAMDRTLLGGTPEEVPERFSASSPLTYVDAVKSPVYISAGVNDPRCPIRQIDNYVDRLTARDAVHEVYRYDAGHGSLVVDERIKQVRLELDFANRHLQL, from the coding sequence ATGACTGAGAGCAACAGGTCCATCGAGCAGCAGCAGGCTGTCATGCCCGACTGGGAGAAGCGCTTCCGCGCGCCGCGGGTGTCGCTGCCTGACTGGGCGGAGGACGCCCCGCACCGCTCCCTGTTCGTCTCGAACGCGACAGGGACGTACGAGCTGTACGCGTGGGACCGCGCGACGGGCGAGCAGCGCCAGGTCACACACCGGGCGAACGGCACGACGGACGGGGTGCTCTCGCCCGACGGCGCGTGGATCTGGTGGTTCGACGACAAGGACGGCGACGAGTTCGGCATCTGGCGCCGCCAGCGATTCTCCGGGGAGGCGGAGAGGAAGGGGGACGGGGACAGCGCCGACGAGCCGGCGGTCGCCGGTCTCGAACCCTCCTACCCCTCCGGGCTGGCCATCGGACGTGACGGGCGTACGGCGGTGGTGGGCCGCTCGACGGACGACGACGGCTCGACGATCCATGTGGCCCGGACCGGCGAGGCCCCCGTGGAGATCTACCGGCACCGGGAGTCGGCCGGGGTCGGCGACCTCTCGCACGACGGCTCGCTGATCGCGATCGAGCACACCGAGCACGGCGACGCGATGCACTCGGCGCTGCGGGTGCTGCGCCTGGACGGTTCGACGGTCGCGGAGCTCGACGACTCCAAGGGCGGCACGGTCGAGCTGGGCCTGGAGGTGCTGGGCTTCGCCCCGGTCGACGGGGACACCCGGCTGCTCATCGGGCACCAGCGACGCGGCCGCTGGGAGCCGCTGGTGTGGGACGTCGTGTCGGGCGAGGAGACGGACCTGGCGCTGGACCTGCCGGGTGACGTGGCGGCCGAGTGGTATCCCGACGGTTCGGCCCTCCTCATCGCCCACAGCTTCGAGGCCCGCAGCGACCTGTGGCGCTACGACATCGCGTCCCGCGAGCTGGTCAAGGTGGAGACACCGCCCGGCACGGTGTCCGGGGCGACGGCCCGCCCGGACGGCACGGTGGAGTACCTGTGGTCGTCGGCCGCCGAGCCGTCCGCGGTCCGCTCGACGACCGGCGAGATCGTCCTCGATCCCCCCGGCCTGAAGTCCCCGGGCTCGGTTCCCGTGGAGGACGTCTGGGTCGAGGGCCCGGGCGGCCGCATCCACGCCCTGGTCCAGAAGCCGGCGGGCGCGACGACTCCCCTCCCCACCGTCTTCGACATCCACGGCGGCCCGACCTGGCACGACAGCGACTCGTTCGCGGCGGGCCCGGCGGCCTGGGTGGACCACGGCTACGCGGTGGTCCGGGTCAACTACCGGGGCTCGACGGGGTACGGCCGTGAGTGGACGGACGCGCTCAAGCACCGCGTCGGCCTGATCGAGCTGGAGGACATCGCGGCGGTCCGTGAATGGGCGGTGACGTCCGGGCTGGCCGACCCCGACCGGCTGATCCTCACCGGCGGTTCCTGGGGCGGTTACCTCACGCTTCTCGGCCTGGGTACGCAGCCCGACGCGTGGACCCTTGGTATCGCCGCCGTTCCGGTCGCCGACTACGTCACGGCGTACCACGACGAGATGGAGGCCCTGAAGGCGATGGACCGTACGCTCCTCGGCGGCACCCCGGAGGAGGTCCCCGAGCGCTTCTCGGCGTCGTCCCCTCTCACCTACGTCGACGCGGTCAAGTCTCCCGTCTACATCTCGGCGGGTGTCAACGACCCCCGTTGCCCCATCCGCCAGATCGACAACTACGTCGACCGCCTCACCGCCCGCGACGCCGTCCACGAGGTCTATCGCTACGACGCGGGCCACGGTTCCCTCGTCGTCGACGAACGCATCAAGCAGGTCCGCCTGGAACTCGACTTCGCCAACAGGCACCTACAGCTGTGA
- a CDS encoding class I SAM-dependent methyltransferase: protein MYSPTPADWHEANRAHWDERVPLHVASDFYDLDAFRAGKDALRDFERAEVGDVTGRSLLHLQCHIGVDTLSWARHGASRVVGLDFSEPAVDVARDLAAELGFTADRAAFVAADVYDAREAVPDTSYDIVYTGVGALCWLPDLRRWAETVTALLSPGGFLYLAEFHPLTDILDDETGSRIINDYFTRDAWINELSGTYADLDATTTNNRSVEWQHPLGEVVSALAAAGLRIEFLHEHDVSLFPRFGSFEVRDGYHRFPADRPRIPLMYSLKASKA, encoded by the coding sequence ATGTACTCACCGACACCCGCCGACTGGCACGAGGCCAACCGCGCTCACTGGGATGAACGCGTCCCTCTGCACGTCGCCAGCGACTTCTACGACCTCGACGCCTTCCGCGCGGGCAAGGACGCCCTGCGCGACTTCGAACGCGCGGAGGTCGGGGACGTGACAGGACGGTCCCTTCTCCATCTGCAGTGCCATATAGGCGTCGACACCCTGTCGTGGGCACGGCACGGAGCCTCCCGCGTCGTCGGCCTCGACTTCTCCGAACCGGCCGTCGACGTGGCCCGCGATCTCGCCGCCGAGCTGGGCTTCACCGCCGACCGCGCGGCCTTCGTCGCCGCCGACGTGTACGACGCACGGGAAGCCGTACCGGACACGTCGTACGACATCGTCTATACGGGCGTGGGCGCGCTGTGCTGGCTGCCCGACCTCCGGCGCTGGGCCGAGACCGTCACCGCGCTCCTGTCCCCCGGCGGCTTCCTCTATCTCGCCGAGTTCCATCCGCTCACCGACATCCTCGACGACGAGACCGGCTCGCGGATCATCAACGACTACTTCACCCGGGACGCCTGGATCAACGAGCTGTCGGGCACGTACGCCGATCTGGACGCCACCACCACCAACAACCGCAGCGTGGAGTGGCAGCACCCGCTCGGCGAGGTGGTCTCCGCGCTCGCCGCCGCGGGACTGCGCATCGAGTTCCTGCACGAGCACGACGTCTCGCTGTTCCCGCGGTTCGGCTCGTTCGAGGTGCGTGACGGGTACCACCGCTTCCCGGCGGACCGGCCGCGCATCCCGCTCATGTACTCGCTGAAGGCGAGCAAGGCCTGA
- a CDS encoding nuclear transport factor 2 family protein — protein MTDLCRTVESYWATADARDWTAFADTLADGVVYSLPQTRERISGREKYVEFNREYPGDWHVRIERVIAEPGQAVTWTHFTVGLEEMHAITFFTADEQGRIATVTDFWPEPYEPPAGRDHLTERY, from the coding sequence ATGACCGATCTGTGCAGGACAGTCGAGAGCTACTGGGCCACCGCCGACGCCCGGGACTGGACCGCGTTCGCGGACACGCTGGCCGACGGCGTCGTCTACTCCCTGCCGCAGACGCGCGAGCGCATCAGCGGCAGGGAGAAGTACGTCGAGTTCAACCGCGAGTATCCGGGCGACTGGCACGTCAGGATCGAGCGGGTCATAGCCGAGCCCGGCCAGGCCGTCACCTGGACCCACTTCACCGTGGGCCTGGAGGAGATGCACGCGATCACGTTCTTCACGGCGGACGAGCAGGGGCGCATCGCCACGGTGACGGACTTCTGGCCGGAGCCGTACGAGCCCCCGGCGGGCCGGGATCACCTGACCGAGCGGTACTGA
- a CDS encoding SURF1 family protein, which yields MYRFLLTPRWWGINVFVLLAIPFCIFMGSWQLGRFEDRVQDHRAADKQAMAAKTEAARPLAELLPVDTNTSGKQATATGRYGKQLLVPDRELDGKRGFYVLTLLRVDSGQALPVVRGWLPGDADSAKAPAAPTGEVTVTGALQASESPGANGVSAAGGLPEGQTGAISSASLVNLVPYKPYDAWITLEKADSGMKAVPATAAQNTGLDLKAFQNLGYTGEWFVFAGFVVFMWFRLLRREVEFARDTALGLAPAESEEPAESRTKGENAPASSSPTT from the coding sequence GTGTACCGGTTCCTGCTGACGCCCCGCTGGTGGGGGATCAACGTCTTCGTGCTGTTGGCCATCCCCTTCTGCATCTTCATGGGGTCATGGCAGCTGGGACGGTTCGAGGACCGGGTGCAGGACCACCGGGCGGCGGACAAGCAGGCCATGGCGGCCAAGACGGAGGCGGCCCGTCCGCTCGCCGAGCTGCTGCCCGTGGACACGAACACCTCCGGCAAGCAGGCCACCGCGACCGGCCGGTACGGCAAGCAGCTGCTCGTGCCCGACCGCGAGCTGGACGGCAAGCGCGGGTTCTATGTGCTGACGCTGCTGCGGGTCGACAGCGGCCAGGCACTGCCCGTCGTCCGGGGCTGGCTGCCCGGTGACGCGGACTCGGCGAAGGCGCCGGCCGCGCCCACCGGCGAGGTCACGGTGACGGGTGCGCTCCAGGCGTCCGAGAGCCCGGGGGCGAACGGCGTCAGTGCGGCCGGCGGTCTTCCCGAGGGGCAGACCGGCGCGATCAGCTCGGCGTCACTGGTGAACCTCGTGCCGTACAAGCCGTACGACGCGTGGATCACCCTCGAAAAGGCCGACAGCGGGATGAAGGCCGTACCCGCGACCGCCGCGCAGAACACCGGCCTGGACCTGAAGGCGTTCCAGAACCTCGGCTACACCGGCGAGTGGTTCGTCTTCGCGGGCTTCGTCGTCTTCATGTGGTTCCGGCTGCTGCGCCGCGAGGTGGAGTTCGCACGGGACACGGCACTCGGCCTGGCCCCGGCCGAGTCCGAGGAGCCGGCCGAGTCGCGGACCAAGGGCGAGAACGCCCCCGCGTCATCGTCGCCCACGACGTAG